Proteins encoded by one window of Arabidopsis thaliana chromosome 2, partial sequence:
- a CDS encoding Terpenoid synthases superfamily protein (Terpenoid synthases superfamily protein; INVOLVED IN: isoprenoid biosynthetic process; EXPRESSED IN: root; CONTAINS InterPro DOMAIN/s: Polyprenyl synthetase-related (InterPro:IPR017446), Terpenoid synthase (InterPro:IPR008949), Polyprenyl synthetase (InterPro:IPR000092); BEST Arabidopsis thaliana protein match is: geranylgeranyl pyrophosphate synthase 1 (TAIR:AT4G36810.1); Has 16483 Blast hits to 16473 proteins in 2930 species: Archae - 341; Bacteria - 9386; Metazoa - 255; Fungi - 376; Plants - 452; Viruses - 12; Other Eukaryotes - 5661 (source: NCBI BLink).), with amino-acid sequence MTTLNLSIFPSVKISSSASIPGFIKIQPFLLRRKLSTVLSVTARDEGIIHNHFDFTSYMIGKANAVNEALDSAVSLREPIKIHEAIRYSLLARGKRVRPVLCIAACELVGGEESVALPAACAVEMIHTMSLIHDDLPCMDNDDLRRGKPTNHKVFGEDVAVLAGDALISFAFEHLATSTAVSPARVVRAIGELAKAIGSKGLVAGQVVDLTSGGMDQNDVGLEVLEFIHVHKTAVLLEAATVLGAIVGGGSDEEVEKLRRFARCIGLLFQVVDDILDVTKSSEELGKTAGKDLIADKLTYPKLMGLEKSKDFADKLLSDAHEQLHGFDSSRVKPLLALANYIAKRQN; translated from the coding sequence ATGACTACACTCAATCTATCAATTTTTCCATCAGTTAAAATATCCAGCTCCGCATCCATACCCGGATTCATCAAAATCCAACCTTTCCTTCTCCGTCGGAAGCTCTCTACCGTTTTATCGGTCACCGCCAGAGACGAAGGTATCATCCACAACCATTTCGATTTCACGTCATACATGATCGGAAAAGCTAATGCCGTCAATGAAGCTCTCGACTCCGCCGTCTCGCTCCGAGAACCAATCAAGATCCATGAAGCGATACGTTACTCGCTTCTCGCCAGAGGCAAACGAGTGAGACCCGTGCTCTGTATCGCAGCGTGTGAGTTAGTGGGCGGCGAAGAATCCGTGGCGTTACCGGCGGCGTGCGCCGTGGAAATGATCCACACAATGTCGTTGATCCACGACGATCTTCCATGTATGGATAACGACGATCTCCGCCGCGGAAAACCAACGAACCACAAAGTTTTCGGTGAAGACGTCGCGGTTTTAGCCGGAGACGCGCTTATATCGTTCGCGTTTGAGCACTTAGCAACGTCAACGGCTGTTTCTCCGGCTAGAGTTGTTCGAGCAATCGGAGAGTTAGCGAAAGCCATTGGATCAAAAGGGCTCGTGGCGGGTCAAGTAGTGGATCTAACCAGTGGAGGAATGGACCAAAACGACGTCGGCTTAGAGGTTCTTGAGTTTATCCACGTTCATAAAACCGCCGTGTTGTTAGAGGCGGCTACGGTGTTAGGAGCCATCGTTGGTGGTGGttctgatgaagaagttgagaagCTGAGAAGATTCGCGAGATGCATTGGATTGTTGTTTCAGGTGGTGGACGATATTTTGGACGTGACGAAGTCGTCGGAGGAATTGGGAAAGACCGCCGGAAAAGATCTGATTGCCGATAAGCTGACGTATCCGAAACTAATGGGTCTTGAGAAATCTAAAGACTTTGCAGATAAGTTGTTGAGCGATGCTCACGAACAGCTTCATGGGTTTGATTCGAGTAGAGTTAAACCTTTACTAGCTTTGGCTAATTACATTGCCAAAAGACAGAATTAG
- a CDS encoding transmembrane protein, putative (DUF677) produces MMGGKSSKSKKNVEFGSPSTPVQIKINSEYTEHLSSYERACSEDPKLESFDSALHERTNRVINKLASGVEIKSLSFDSLREVTQCLLDMNQDVVKVILQDKEDIWNNQDLFSLVNLYFESTAKTMDFCSELENCLNRARRSQVIIQFAVNQFEEENEDKENRKYEKTLEELKRFKVAGEPFTKEFFALFDLVYKQQVMMLEELHKLKRKLDKRLRNIKTWRRVSNMVFVTAFVSVLIFSVVAAAVAAPPVVAAIAGALAVPVGSVGKWCNTLWTKYEKVVRGQKEIITSIRIGTYISVKEMDNISILVRKVEVEIESLLKKAEFAITEEKEVRLAIDEIKKKLDVFTETIEELGEHAGKYCSDVTKARTVILQRIIRYPAGSPKDEAPW; encoded by the coding sequence ATGATGGGAGGAAAATCTAGCAAGAGCAAAAAGAATGTTGAATTTGGTTCACCGTCAACGCCAGTTCAAATCAAGATAAACTCAGAGTACACAGAGCATTTAAGCTCATACGAAAGAGCTTGTAGTGAAGATCCAAAGCTTGAATCTTTTGACTCTGCGCTTCACGAAAGAACTAACAGAGTCATCAACAAGCTTGCTTCAGGAGTTGAGATCAAGTCTTTGTCGTTTGATTCACTTAGGGAAGTGACACAATGTCTTTTAGATATGAATCAAGATGTGGTCAAAGTTATATTGCAGGATAAAGAAGATATATGGAACAATCAAGATTTGTTCTCTCTTGtgaatttgtattttgaaagTACTGCAAAGACTATGGATTTCTGTTCTGAGCTTGAGAATTGTCTTAACCGCGCGAGGCGGAGTCAAGTGATTATTCAGTTTGCTGTTAACCAGTTTGAGGAAGAGAATGAGGATAAGGAGAATAGAAAGTATGAGAAGACTCTTGAGGAGCTTAAGAGGTTTAAAGTAGCTGGTGAACCGTTTACGAAAGAGTTCTTTGCtctttttgatttggtttacaAGCAACAGGTTATGATGCTTGAGGAGCTTCATAAGTTAAAGAGAAAACTCGATAAGAGGCTTAGGAATATCAAAACATGGAGAAGGGTGTCGAATATGGTGTTTGTGACTGCGTTTGTCTCTGTGCTTATCTTCTCGGTGGTTGCAGCCGCTGTGGCTGCACCGCCTGTTGTGGCGGCTATAGCTGGTGCATTGGCTGTTCCTGTAGGTTCTGTTGGGAAATGGTGCAACACTTTGTGGACGAAGTATGAGAAAGTGGTTAGAGGGCAGAAGGAGATTATTACATCGATTAGAATCGGGACTTATATCTCGGTTAAGGAGATGGATAATATAAGTATTCTTGTGCGTAAAGTGGAAGTAGagattgaatctttgttgAAGAAAGCTGAGTTTGCTATTACTGAGGAGAAAGAAGTGAGGCTTGCTATAGatgagatcaagaagaagctcgaTGTGTTTACTGAAACCATTGAAGAACTTGGGGAACATGCGGGTAAGTATTGTAGCGATGTGACAAAGGCGAGAACCGTGATTCTGCAGAGGATAATCCGATACCCGGCTGGTTCACCGAAGGATGAAGCTCCTTGGTAA
- a CDS encoding transmembrane protein, putative (DUF677) (Protein of unknown function (DUF677); INVOLVED IN: N-terminal protein myristoylation; LOCATED IN: plasma membrane, peroxisome, cytoplasm; EXPRESSED IN: 22 plant structures; EXPRESSED DURING: 13 growth stages; CONTAINS InterPro DOMAIN/s: Protein of unknown function DUF677 (InterPro:IPR007749); BEST Arabidopsis thaliana protein match is: Protein of unknown function (DUF677) (TAIR:AT5G66675.1); Has 35333 Blast hits to 34131 proteins in 2444 species: Archae - 798; Bacteria - 22429; Metazoa - 974; Fungi - 991; Plants - 531; Viruses - 0; Other Eukaryotes - 9610 (source: NCBI BLink).), with amino-acid sequence MMGGKSSKSKKNVEFGSPSTPVQIKINSEYTEHLSSYERACSEDPKLESFDSALHERTNRVINKLASGVEIKSLSFDSLREVTQCLLDMNQDVVKVILQDKEDIWNNQDLFSLVNLYFESTAKTMDFCSELENCLNRARRSQVIIQFAVNQFEEENEDKENRKYEKTLEELKRFKVAGEPFTKEFFALFDLVYKQQVMMLEELHKLKRKLDKRLRNIKTWRRVSNMVFVTAFVSVLIFSVVAAAVAAPPVVAAIAGALAVPVGSVGKWCNTLWTKYEKVVRGQKEIITSIRIGTYISVKEMDNISILVRKVEVEIESLLKKAEFAITEEKEVRLAIDEIKKKLDVFTETIEELGEHAGKYCSDVTKARTVILQRIIRYPAGSPKDEAPWTEMM; translated from the exons ATGATGGGAGGAAAATCTAGCAAGAGCAAAAAGAATGTTGAATTTGGTTCACCGTCAACGCCAGTTCAAATCAAGATAAACTCAGAGTACACAGAGCATTTAAGCTCATACGAAAGAGCTTGTAGTGAAGATCCAAAGCTTGAATCTTTTGACTCTGCGCTTCACGAAAGAACTAACAGAGTCATCAACAAGCTTGCTTCAGGAGTTGAGATCAAGTCTTTGTCGTTTGATTCACTTAGGGAAGTGACACAATGTCTTTTAGATATGAATCAAGATGTGGTCAAAGTTATATTGCAGGATAAAGAAGATATATGGAACAATCAAGATTTGTTCTCTCTTGtgaatttgtattttgaaagTACTGCAAAGACTATGGATTTCTGTTCTGAGCTTGAGAATTGTCTTAACCGCGCGAGGCGGAGTCAAGTGATTATTCAGTTTGCTGTTAACCAGTTTGAGGAAGAGAATGAGGATAAGGAGAATAGAAAGTATGAGAAGACTCTTGAGGAGCTTAAGAGGTTTAAAGTAGCTGGTGAACCGTTTACGAAAGAGTTCTTTGCtctttttgatttggtttacaAGCAACAGGTTATGATGCTTGAGGAGCTTCATAAGTTAAAGAGAAAACTCGATAAGAGGCTTAGGAATATCAAAACATGGAGAAGGGTGTCGAATATGGTGTTTGTGACTGCGTTTGTCTCTGTGCTTATCTTCTCGGTGGTTGCAGCCGCTGTGGCTGCACCGCCTGTTGTGGCGGCTATAGCTGGTGCATTGGCTGTTCCTGTAGGTTCTGTTGGGAAATGGTGCAACACTTTGTGGACGAAGTATGAGAAAGTGGTTAGAGGGCAGAAGGAGATTATTACATCGATTAGAATCGGGACTTATATCTCGGTTAAGGAGATGGATAATATAAGTATTCTTGTGCGTAAAGTGGAAGTAGagattgaatctttgttgAAGAAAGCTGAGTTTGCTATTACTGAGGAGAAAGAAGTGAGGCTTGCTATAGatgagatcaagaagaagctcgaTGTGTTTACTGAAACCATTGAAGAACTTGGGGAACATGCGGGTAAGTATTGTAGCGATGTGACAAAGGCGAGAACCGTGATTCTGCAGAGGATAATCCGATACCCGGCTGGTTCACCGAAGGATGAAGCTCCTTG GACGGAGATGATGTAG
- the GGPS4 gene encoding geranylgeranyl pyrophosphate synthase 4 (geranylgeranyl pyrophosphate synthase 4 (GGPS4); CONTAINS InterPro DOMAIN/s: Polyprenyl synthetase-related (InterPro:IPR017446), Terpenoid synthase (InterPro:IPR008949), Polyprenyl synthetase (InterPro:IPR000092); BEST Arabidopsis thaliana protein match is: geranylgeranyl pyrophosphate synthase 2 (TAIR:AT2G23800.1); Has 16777 Blast hits to 16770 proteins in 2973 species: Archae - 341; Bacteria - 9532; Metazoa - 310; Fungi - 469; Plants - 462; Viruses - 12; Other Eukaryotes - 5651 (source: NCBI BLink).) has product MEAQNIFLYLLIVFLSLHFVFTTLKGRLSPANTRRLIRLLHIPIKSPVAAAIFARKDTREFLDSSIKLVNEEDDFGFSFDFKPYMISKAETINRALDEAIPLIEPLNIHKAMRYAILAGGKRVRPILCLAACELVGGEERLAIQAACAVEMIHTMSLIKDDLPCMDNDDLRRGKPTTHKVFGESVAILSGGALLALAFEHLTEADVSSKKMVRAVKELAKSIGTKGLVAGQAKDLSSEGLEQNDVGLEDLEYIHVHKTGSLLEASAVIGAVIGGGTEKEIEKVRNFARCIGLLFQVVDDILDETKSSEELGKTAGKDKVAGKLTYPKVIGVEKSKEFVEKLKRDAREHLQGFDSDKVKPLIALTNFIANRNH; this is encoded by the coding sequence ATGGAAGCTCAAAAtatctttctctatcttttgATCGTCTTTCTATCTCTACACTTCGTGTTTACAACTCTGAAAGGACGGCTGAGTCCCGCGAATACACGGCGGCTTATCCGCCTTCTCCATATCCCGATCAAATCTCCGGTCGCCGCTGCTATTTTCGCTAGAAAAGACACCCGTGAGTTTCTTGattcatcaatcaaattagtaaacgaagaagacgattTCGGTTTCAGTTTCGATTTCAAACCGTACATGATCAGCAAAGCAGAGACAATAAACAGAGCATTAGATGAAGCAATTCCACTTATTGAGCCACTCAACATCCACAAGGCAATGCGTTACGCGATTCTCGCAGGCGGAAAACGTGTCAGGCCAATACTCTGCCTAGCCGCTTGCGAGCTAGTCGGCGGGGAAGAGCGTTTAGCGATTCAAGCGGCTTGTGCAGTTGAAATGATTCACACAATGTCACTCATCAAAGACGATCTTCCTTGTATGGACAACGACGATCTCCGACGAGGGAAACCAACAACACATAAAGTCTTCGGAGAAAGCGTAGCCATACTCTCCGGCGGCGCACTTTTAGCTCTAGCTTTCGAGCATTTGACGGAAGCTGACGTGTCATCCAAGAAAATGGTTCGAGCCGTTAAAGAATTGGCTAAGTCTATTGGAACGAAAGGACTCGTAGCGGGACAGGCGAAGGATTTAAGCAGTGAAGGGTTGGAACAAAACGATGTCGGATTAGAGGATCTTGAATATATTCACGTTCATAAAACCGGTTCGTTGCTTGAAGCATCTGCGGTTATCGGAGCGGTTATAGGCGGtggaacagagaaagagatagagaaagtgagaaactTTGCGAGGTGTATCGGATTGTTGTTTCAGGTGGTTGATGATATCTTGGATGAGACCAAGTCGTCGGAGGAATTGGGAAAAACCGCCGGAAAAGATAAGGTCGCCGGAAAGCTGACGTATCCAAAAGTGATTGGTGTTGAGAAATCTAAGGAGTTTGTGGAGAAGTTGAAGAGAGATGCGAGAGAACATCTTCAAGGGTTTGATTCTGACAAAGTCAAACCTTTGATAGCTCTTACTAACTTCATTGCCAACAGAAACCACTGA
- the MEE16 gene encoding RING/U-box superfamily protein (maternal effect embryo arrest 16 (MEE16); FUNCTIONS IN: zinc ion binding; INVOLVED IN: embryo development ending in seed dormancy; LOCATED IN: chloroplast; CONTAINS InterPro DOMAIN/s: Zinc finger, RING-type (InterPro:IPR001841), Zinc finger, C3HC4 RING-type (InterPro:IPR018957); BEST Arabidopsis thaliana protein match is: RING/U-box superfamily protein (TAIR:AT4G30400.1); Has 9180 Blast hits to 9159 proteins in 289 species: Archae - 0; Bacteria - 0; Metazoa - 2153; Fungi - 782; Plants - 4907; Viruses - 48; Other Eukaryotes - 1290 (source: NCBI BLink).): MNKILPEMKSTQNLISSSPPPPLIPLKSNTSLSNLNSKITPNILLIIIILSIIFFISGLLHILVKFLLTPSRESREDYFDNVTALQGQLQQLFNLHDSGVDQSLIDTLPVFHYKSIVGLKISPFDCPVCLCEFETEDKLRLLPKCSHAFHVECIDTWLLSHSTCPLCRSNLLSGFSSHHNLSSSYLLVLESEQSSRDMVPVLESNSQLGYDVNNDSESTRIRSGRKSCDPDGDMDGLDEKVVPLEVKLGKFRNIDHVGEGSDQKKNSISGNSKNVDGRRCLSMGSYEYIMDQEATLKVHVSTKKLSGKDRVPSHRTVMSECGFDPTVKGIEKSVVERESFSLSKIWLRGKKEKQKGTSARDSDCSFVSSSSLRFPNHRIPPEESLKSENSESLETKTPSFARRTMHWLAGRQNKIVQPSTSNV, encoded by the coding sequence ATGAACAAGATTTTACCGGAAATGAAATCAACTCAGaatttgatctcttcttcaccaccaccaccattgaTACCTCTCAAATCAAACACAAGCTTGTCAAATTTAAACAGCAAAATCACTCCAAATATTCTTCTAATAATCATAATCCTCtcgatcatcttcttcatctctggTCTTCTCCATATTCTTGTCAAATTCCTCCTCACACCATCAagagaaagcagagaagaTTACTTCGACAATGTTACAGCTCTTCAAGGCCAGCTTCAACAACTCTTTAACCTCCATGATTCTGGCGTTGACCAATCCTTAATCGACACGTTACCTGTTTTTCATTACAAGTCCATTGTCGGTCTCAAAATCTCTCCTTTTGATTGTCCTGTTTGTCTCTGTGAGTTTGAAACAGAGGATAAACTTAGACTCTTGCCTAAATGCAGCCATGCCTTTCACGTTGAGTGTATCGACACGTGGCTTCTCTCTCACTCTACTTGTCCCTTGTGTAGATCTAATCTCCTCTCTGGTTTTTCGTCTCACCACAATCTAAGCTCCTCGTATCTACTTGTTCTTGAGAGTGAACAAAGCTCGAGAGATATGGTTCCTGTTCTTGAGTCTAACTCTCAACTAGGTTATGATGTGAACAATGATTCTGAGTCGACCCGGATTAGGTCGGGTCGTAAATCATGTGACCCGGATGGTGACATGGATGGTTTAGATGAAAAGGTTGTTCCTTTAGAAGTTAAGTTAGGGAAGTTTAGGAACATAGATCATGTTGGTGAAGGAAGTGACCAGAAGAAAAATAGCATAAGTGGTAATAGTAAAAATGTGGATGGAAGGAGGTGTTTGTCAATGGGATCATATGAGTATATTATGGATCAAGAAGCTACACTTAAGGTTCATGTTTCGACCAAGAAACTATCCGGAAAAGACCGGGTGCCGAGCCACAGGACCGTTATGTCCGAATGCGGTTTTGATCCAACAGTTAAGGGAATTGAGAAGAGTGTTGTGGAGAGGGAGAGCTTTTCTTTATCGAAAATTTGGCTAAGGGGTAAAAAGGAGAAGCAAAAGGGGACTAGTGCTAGAGATTCGGATTGTTCTTTCGTGTCTTCCTCTTCACTCCGGTTTCCAAACCATCGGATTCCTCCCGAAGAGAGTCTTAAGAGCGAAAATTCGGAATCTTTGGAGACGAAAACGCCATCTTTTGCTAGGAGGACCATGCATTGGCTTGCAGGGAGACAAAACAAGATTGTTCAGCCTTCTACATCCAATGTctag
- the PNP-A gene encoding plant natriuretic peptide A (plant natriuretic peptide A (PNP-A); LOCATED IN: extracellular region, cell wall; EXPRESSED IN: 19 plant structures; EXPRESSED DURING: 13 growth stages; CONTAINS InterPro DOMAIN/s: Barwin-related endoglucanase (InterPro:IPR009009), Pollen allergen, N-terminal (InterPro:IPR014734), Rare lipoprotein A (InterPro:IPR005132), Expansin 45, endoglucanase-like (InterPro:IPR007112); BEST Arabidopsis thaliana protein match is: Barwin-related endoglucanase (TAIR:AT4G30380.1); Has 232 Blast hits to 231 proteins in 52 species: Archae - 0; Bacteria - 11; Metazoa - 0; Fungi - 6; Plants - 214; Viruses - 0; Other Eukaryotes - 1 (source: NCBI BLink).), translating into MIKMAVKFVVVMIVFAQILAPIAEAAQGKAVYYDPPYTRSACYGTQRETLVVGVKNNLWQNGRACGRRYRVRCIGATYNFDRACTGRTVDVKVVDFCREPCNGDLNLSRDAFRVIANTDAGNIRVVYTPI; encoded by the exons atgataaaaatggCAGTAAAATTTGTGGTAGTGATGATAGTGTTTGCACAAATCTTAGCTCCAATCGCTGAAGCTGCTCAAGGAAAAGCTGTCTATTACGACCCTCCCTACACTA GGTCTGCGTGTTACGGAACACAACGTGAGACGCTGGTAGTCGGAGTCAAGAACAATTTGTGGCAAAATGGTCGAGCTTGTGGTCGGAGGTACAGGGTTCGATGCATTGGTGCTACATACAACTTTGACAGAGCATGCACCGGGCGTACCGTAGACGTGAAGGTAGTTGATTTCTGCCGGGAGCCTTGCAACGGTGACCTTAATCTCTCTCGTGACGCTTTTCGGGTTATCGCTAATACTGATGCCGGTAACATTCGTGTCGTATACACACC GATATGA
- a CDS encoding RING/U-box superfamily protein (RING/U-box superfamily protein; FUNCTIONS IN: zinc ion binding; EXPRESSED IN: 21 plant structures; EXPRESSED DURING: 14 growth stages; CONTAINS InterPro DOMAIN/s: Zinc finger, RING-type (InterPro:IPR001841), Zinc finger, C3HC4 RING-type (InterPro:IPR018957); BEST Arabidopsis thaliana protein match is: RING/U-box superfamily protein (TAIR:AT4G30370.1); Has 8378 Blast hits to 8356 proteins in 272 species: Archae - 0; Bacteria - 0; Metazoa - 2196; Fungi - 602; Plants - 4554; Viruses - 20; Other Eukaryotes - 1006 (source: NCBI BLink).) gives MPPTNNYRISGEPPSTTPSHPPPKPKTRILSLFLVGVIMFSIFFLFLVLIGIASVLILPLLLSSLHRHHRRRRRNRRQESSDGLSSRFVKKLPQFKFSEPSTYTRYESDCVVCFDGFRQGQWCRNLPGCGHVFHRKCVDTWLLKASTCPICRARVRLWEEDPQEGELWRCFGHRRSSLLDL, from the exons aTGCCTCCGACCAATAATTACCGAATCTCCGGCGAACCACCGTCTACTACGCCGTCTCATCCACCGCCAAAACCGAAAACAAGGATTCTCTCTCTATTCCTCGTTGGTgtaatcatgttttcaatcttctttctcttcctcgttCTTATCGGTATCGCCTCTGTTCTTATCCTCCCTCtcctcctctcttctctccatcGTCACCACCGACGTCGTCGTCGTAATCGCCGACAAGAATCCTCAGATGGGTTATCTTCAAGATTCGTGAAAAAGCTTCCTCAATTCAAATTCTCCGAACCTAGCACATACACACGGTACGAGAGCGATTGTGTGGTTTGTTTTGATGGATTCAGACAAGGACAATGGTGTCGGAATCTTCCTGGTTGTGGACACGTGTTTCATCGAAAGTGTGTGGACACTTGGTTGCTCAAAGCCTCGACGTGTCCTATTTGCAGAGCTAGGGTTAGATTGTGGGAGGAAGATCCACAAGAAGGAGAATTATGGAGATGTTTTGGTCATAGAAGAAGTAGTTTGCTAGATTT GTAA
- a CDS encoding uncharacterized protein (unknown protein; FUNCTIONS IN: molecular_function unknown; INVOLVED IN: biological_process unknown; LOCATED IN: endomembrane system; EXPRESSED IN: male gametophyte, pollen tube; EXPRESSED DURING: L mature pollen stage, M germinated pollen stage; BEST Arabidopsis thaliana protein match is: unknown protein (TAIR:AT2G18690.1); Has 30201 Blast hits to 17322 proteins in 780 species: Archae - 12; Bacteria - 1396; Metazoa - 17338; Fungi - 3422; Plants - 5037; Viruses - 0; Other Eukaryotes - 2996 (source: NCBI BLink).) produces MFSVLVFPLLLNCLVYLFNAIAIKPEITNLILESSLLPMTDPNTPEFAAHLMRVFVDFRQFVNSLYIFIAVSSIINLLSTLVMVHASALTHKDDSFEIKDFPILTLKYWKGPLVTNFYIVLFSLGYWFLFFIVLFSIVFFSTKLDSLAAKSRALFIVFAVFESYLAIVWNLSMVISILEDTYGIQALGKAAKIVKGMKPKLFLLNLFFGLLSFGLVQILRLVDWSSSFSVTLTTGLVLMSSVFVVRMFQLVTYTVAYFQCKSLQGQDSLRDVEYTKLSSTTLMGGLP; encoded by the coding sequence ATGTTCTCAGTCTTGGTATTCCCTCTCTTACTCAATTGTTTAGTTTACTTGTTCAACGCCATTGCCATCAAACCCGAGATAACAAACTTGATCCTTGAATCAAGTTTGTTACCTATGACAGATCCAAACACCCCGGAATTTGCTGCCCATCTTATGAGAGTCTTTGTAGATTTTCGCCAGTTTGTCAATTCTTTATACATCTTCATCGCCGTCTCCTCCATCATCAACCTTTTATCCACTCTTGTCATGGTTCATGCATCGGCTCTTACTCATAAAGATGATAGCTTCGAGATCAAAGATTTTCCGATTCTGACGCTTAAATATTGGAAGGGACCTCTTGTGACCAATTTCTATATTGTTCTCTTCAGTCTTGGCTATTGGTTCCTATTCTTTATAGTCCTATTTTCTatcgttttcttctctacaaAACTCGATTCCTTGGCAGCCAAATCTCGCGCTTTATTCATTGTATTTGCAGTCTTTGAGTCTTACTTAGCTATCGTTTGGAACTTATCTATGGTCATATCGATACTCGAGGATACTTATGGGATCCAAGCTTTGGGGAAAGCTGCAAAGATTGTTAAAGGGATGAAGCCAAAACTATTCCTCTTGAATCTTTTCTTTGGGTTATTGTCATTTGGATTAGTTCAAATCTTGCGGCTGGTCGATTGGAGTAGTTCATTCTCGGTTACCTTAACCACCGGTTTGGTCCTTATGAGTTCGGTCTTTGTGGTGAGGATGTTTCAGCTTGTGACTTACACCGTTGCTTATTTCCAATGTAAGAGCCTGCAAGGACAAGACTCGCTGAGGGATGTTGAATATACGAAATTGTCATCCACTACTCTCATGGGAGGATTGCCTTGA